One segment of Allorhodopirellula heiligendammensis DNA contains the following:
- a CDS encoding RNA polymerase sigma factor, which produces MHNVHNDGPLTVAQLVVQAQQGDREAFGELFERYRPAIVALSMQRLRNAHEAEELAQDVFIQAMQKVNQLRVPEAFGGWLRQIVHRMAINRATRGRLSVSCDPETLEATCADETSPQTAFEDRERADAVRSGLTRLGDIDQQTLRAFYLQGQSLIEMSDRFDAPVGTIKRRLHTARKRLAETMRTDFPATVPMSVAAPEIPVCQAV; this is translated from the coding sequence ATGCACAATGTCCATAACGATGGTCCGCTGACGGTGGCGCAGCTCGTCGTCCAAGCTCAACAAGGTGACCGAGAGGCCTTTGGCGAATTGTTTGAACGCTATCGGCCCGCCATCGTGGCCCTCTCGATGCAACGCCTGCGGAACGCTCACGAAGCCGAAGAATTGGCACAGGACGTGTTTATTCAGGCAATGCAGAAAGTCAATCAACTGCGTGTCCCAGAAGCATTCGGTGGCTGGTTGCGTCAGATCGTGCACCGCATGGCCATCAACCGCGCCACACGCGGTCGGTTGTCGGTGTCCTGCGATCCGGAAACGCTGGAAGCCACCTGTGCCGATGAGACTTCGCCACAAACGGCGTTTGAAGATCGCGAACGTGCCGATGCGGTGCGTAGCGGTTTGACTCGATTGGGTGACATCGACCAGCAAACTTTGCGCGCGTTTTACCTGCAAGGGCAATCGCTAATCGAAATGAGCGACCGCTTCGATGCCCCTGTGGGCACGATCAAACGCCGCTTGCACACCGCTCGCAAGCGGCTTGCCGAAACGATGCGGACTGATTTTCCGGCGACCGTACCGATGTCGGTCGCGGCCCCAGAGATCCCGGTCTGCCAAGCGGTTTGA
- a CDS encoding DUF1571 domain-containing protein, with translation MVLTVTEALSSTSDQRRQWVWLMALSLATAGLTVMATSLASSRAESATPVAVAPPQATGSEIAASESGRTEEVSMAEMLQLANTALAETNAHLDDYTARLIKQEQDRSGVLQPASEISLKVVTRHAGGTPGGPLKVYLRFESPSNIRGREVIWVEDQNDGKMQVREAGMVGAMMTVSLPPEGFLAMQGQRYPIAEIGLTRLLEKLIERGGEDRDDPHVRVFKTEGYPFDGRSLTHLRIERSQPTGRENDFAVAELVLDQPQNVVVSYRSFDWPKPNSDQRPLIESYEYHDLQTNVGLTARDFDTANPEYSFAK, from the coding sequence ATGGTTCTCACTGTGACAGAAGCTCTCTCTTCCACGAGCGATCAACGCCGCCAGTGGGTTTGGTTGATGGCGTTATCCTTGGCAACCGCGGGTCTCACTGTGATGGCCACGTCTCTTGCCAGTAGCCGCGCCGAATCAGCAACACCCGTCGCTGTGGCACCTCCACAAGCGACCGGGAGTGAAATCGCCGCATCCGAATCCGGAAGAACAGAGGAAGTGTCCATGGCTGAAATGCTGCAACTGGCCAATACTGCGCTTGCCGAGACGAATGCCCATCTCGACGACTACACGGCGCGACTCATCAAGCAGGAGCAAGATCGTAGTGGGGTGTTACAGCCCGCCTCCGAGATCTCTCTGAAAGTGGTAACGAGACACGCGGGAGGCACGCCCGGTGGACCACTGAAGGTATACCTGCGGTTCGAATCGCCCAGCAACATCCGCGGCCGCGAGGTGATCTGGGTGGAAGATCAAAACGACGGCAAAATGCAAGTCCGTGAAGCCGGCATGGTCGGGGCCATGATGACCGTGTCACTGCCACCTGAGGGTTTCTTAGCCATGCAGGGCCAACGATATCCCATTGCCGAAATCGGTTTGACCCGATTGCTCGAAAAACTGATCGAGCGCGGCGGTGAGGATCGCGACGACCCCCACGTACGCGTGTTTAAAACGGAAGGCTACCCGTTCGACGGTCGATCGTTGACACACCTCCGAATCGAGCGCAGCCAGCCTACCGGTCGGGAGAATGATTTTGCGGTGGCAGAACTGGTCCTCGACCAGCCGCAGAACGTAGTCGTGAGCTATCGCAGTTTTGACTGGCCCAAACCCAACAGTGACCAGCGCCCACTGATTGAATCGTATGAATATCACGATCTGCAAACGAACGTGGGGCTGACCGCTCGAGATTTCGATACGGCCAACCCCGAATATTCGTTCGCTAAGTAG
- the recA gene encoding recombinase RecA: MAKQPRTATAAASKGVKLDPGMKRILEKEPGLKTTLQQIEKSFGEGAIMPLGASHKLTIDGIPTGSLSLDMALGGQGIPRGRIIEVFGPESSGKTTLALHVGAEAQKMGGIAAIIDAEHAFDPSWAKKLGVELDSLLVSQPSSGEEAMQICEMLVKSNAVDVIIIDSVAALVPKAELEGEIGDSHVGLQARLMSQSMRKLTGAIAKSKTAVIFINQIREKVGVMFGSPETTPGGRALKFYCSCRIDVRRIGALKDGDEQVGQRVKAKIVKNKVAPPFRVAEFDMMHSCGISFEGDLLDLGTEHKVVNRSGAWFKYGDTYLGQGKEKARNFLIENPEIRDEIKQKVLTAGGYAAPLDAEALDSDADVEDSENVANS, encoded by the coding sequence ATGGCTAAGCAACCACGTACGGCGACCGCTGCAGCATCCAAGGGTGTCAAACTCGATCCGGGCATGAAGCGAATTTTAGAGAAAGAGCCGGGACTGAAAACGACGCTGCAGCAAATTGAGAAATCGTTTGGCGAAGGCGCCATCATGCCGCTGGGGGCATCCCACAAACTCACCATCGACGGCATTCCGACGGGCTCATTGAGCCTCGACATGGCTCTCGGCGGCCAGGGCATTCCGCGTGGCCGGATCATCGAGGTCTTCGGGCCCGAATCGAGCGGGAAGACGACCCTAGCCCTGCATGTCGGTGCTGAAGCACAAAAAATGGGTGGGATCGCCGCGATCATTGACGCTGAGCATGCCTTCGATCCCAGTTGGGCAAAAAAACTCGGTGTTGAACTGGACAGTTTGCTCGTCAGCCAACCCAGCAGCGGTGAGGAAGCGATGCAGATTTGTGAAATGCTGGTCAAGAGCAATGCGGTCGACGTCATCATCATTGACTCAGTTGCCGCTCTGGTGCCGAAGGCGGAACTCGAGGGTGAGATTGGCGACAGCCATGTGGGCTTGCAGGCTCGATTGATGAGCCAATCGATGCGGAAACTGACCGGAGCGATTGCCAAGAGTAAAACGGCGGTGATCTTCATCAACCAAATTCGTGAGAAAGTGGGTGTGATGTTCGGCAGTCCCGAGACGACACCAGGTGGTCGGGCACTGAAGTTTTACTGCTCCTGCCGGATTGACGTCCGTCGGATCGGGGCGCTCAAGGATGGTGACGAGCAAGTCGGCCAACGCGTCAAAGCGAAGATCGTGAAGAACAAGGTCGCACCGCCGTTCCGCGTCGCGGAGTTCGACATGATGCATAGTTGTGGGATCAGCTTCGAGGGCGATTTGCTGGACCTGGGCACCGAGCACAAGGTGGTTAACCGCAGCGGTGCATGGTTCAAGTACGGCGACACCTATCTCGGCCAGGGTAAAGAAAAAGCACGAAACTTCTTGATTGAAAACCCTGAAATTCGGGACGAGATCAAGCAGAAAGTGCTCACCGCTGGCGGGTATGCCGCCCCGCTTGATGCCGAGGCACTCGATAGCGACGCCGATGTCGAGGACTCCGAGAACGTCGCTAACAGCTGA
- the scpB gene encoding SMC-Scp complex subunit ScpB, which produces MNPYAAPWQRVTSLRDRFETSPASRRNLAFCLTTVDSGDHEAAGSRGAAEPAEGGRPATPPPSDDSAAARSRVEALLLIAKSPLNYRKIASLAGLEDATQARTLVAELNELYDLLGRAFRIEQLAGGSRMMTRSVVAPWLRRLGVLAPAIRLSWPMMETLAVVAYRQDVTRADVESVRGVACGEILRQLMQLDLVRISGRSDDLGRPYLYGTTKRFLKICGLPSINALPAIDSRGFCDDVSGKQVATANGGGSELSPSIDSVEATVSQVPKESDVSLAVTDALATDSVLSHFATGIADQAAESFDRTDTPASNEIEPAAVIEDEEDDLYENGLDDDDDEDFVDDDDDWDDDDDEEEEDGDDEDDADEDDDLDTDDSWEEVDDDDADEDWDDEDEEDDDDDWDEDADEDEDDDDE; this is translated from the coding sequence ATGAATCCTTACGCCGCCCCTTGGCAACGCGTGACATCGCTCCGCGATCGGTTCGAGACGTCTCCGGCATCCCGTCGCAACCTTGCATTCTGTCTGACGACAGTCGACTCGGGCGACCACGAGGCCGCAGGATCACGCGGCGCGGCGGAGCCTGCCGAAGGTGGCAGACCGGCAACACCACCGCCATCAGACGATTCTGCGGCCGCCCGCAGTCGCGTCGAAGCACTATTGTTGATTGCCAAATCGCCATTGAATTATCGCAAGATCGCATCCTTGGCGGGACTCGAAGATGCAACGCAGGCTCGTACGCTTGTCGCGGAATTGAATGAACTTTACGATTTGCTCGGTCGAGCCTTTCGCATCGAACAGCTCGCCGGTGGCAGCCGCATGATGACCCGCTCGGTCGTCGCCCCATGGCTGCGAAGACTGGGCGTTTTAGCTCCAGCGATCCGCTTGAGTTGGCCGATGATGGAGACGCTGGCGGTGGTGGCGTACCGCCAAGATGTTACGCGAGCAGATGTCGAAAGCGTTCGCGGTGTTGCCTGTGGCGAGATTCTGCGACAGCTGATGCAGCTGGATTTGGTCCGAATTAGTGGACGCAGCGACGATCTCGGACGACCCTATCTTTACGGAACCACCAAACGTTTCTTAAAAATCTGCGGATTGCCATCGATAAACGCCTTGCCAGCGATTGACTCACGGGGATTCTGTGATGATGTTTCTGGTAAGCAAGTCGCTACAGCTAATGGTGGCGGTTCTGAACTTTCCCCTTCTATCGATTCGGTCGAAGCGACCGTTTCCCAAGTCCCCAAGGAGTCTGACGTGAGTCTCGCAGTGACCGACGCTCTCGCCACCGATTCGGTGTTGTCTCATTTTGCAACCGGCATCGCCGACCAGGCTGCTGAGTCGTTTGATCGGACGGACACGCCCGCGTCGAACGAGATTGAACCCGCCGCCGTGATCGAAGATGAAGAAGATGATCTCTACGAAAATGGCCTCGATGACGACGACGACGAAGATTTCGTCGACGACGATGATGATTGGGACGACGACGACGACGAAGAAGAAGAAGACGGCGATGATGAGGACGACGCCGATGAAGACGATGACCTCGACACAGACGACAGTTGGGAGGAAGTCGACGACGACGATGCCGACGAAGACTGGGACGACGAAGATGAAGAGGACGATGACGACGACTGGGACGAAGACGCTGACGAAGACGAAGATGACGACGACGAATAG
- a CDS encoding cysteine desulfurase family protein encodes MIYLDNNATTALDPRVAEVLMAAWQSGPANASSQHHFGRRARGRLEAALDRIGQSLGSDLTRVDAARLIVTSGGTEANNLAVAGLGPEDGAILVSTIEHPSVLAAAASLEQHGRQVLSIGVDSDGVVSLADLEQGLVESQRRGTPVGLVSIMSANNETGVIQPIVEISELCRAQGALLHVDATQSIGKTPVDLARWGAAAVTFTPHKYHGPAGVGFLWLAPGVTARASLHGGEQQLSTRPGTEPVPLVIAAAEATAIAVEEQPTAAIHMSRLRDRLERELTNRYAQLIVHGQSAPRIASTTCLSLPGTDRQTVLMALDLAGVACSSGSACSSGSSPPSHVLMAMGAGKSVVDAALRFGVSKFSTEEEVTRAIELISSKLRSAGGFAHVEN; translated from the coding sequence ATGATCTATCTCGATAACAATGCCACCACAGCGCTCGACCCTCGCGTCGCTGAGGTTCTCATGGCGGCGTGGCAATCCGGTCCCGCCAACGCATCGAGTCAGCACCATTTTGGTCGCCGCGCCCGGGGGCGGCTCGAAGCGGCACTCGACCGTATCGGGCAGTCGCTTGGCAGTGATCTGACGAGGGTCGATGCAGCCCGATTGATCGTGACCAGCGGCGGGACGGAAGCGAACAATCTGGCGGTGGCGGGTCTCGGACCCGAGGACGGCGCAATTCTGGTTAGTACGATCGAGCACCCGAGTGTGTTAGCCGCAGCCGCATCTTTGGAGCAGCACGGACGGCAGGTATTGTCGATCGGCGTAGATTCAGATGGGGTCGTGAGCCTGGCAGATTTAGAACAGGGGTTGGTGGAGTCCCAGCGTCGGGGCACGCCTGTCGGGCTGGTTTCTATCATGTCGGCCAACAACGAGACGGGGGTGATCCAGCCTATCGTTGAGATTTCCGAGCTCTGTCGAGCTCAGGGTGCGTTACTGCATGTCGACGCGACCCAATCGATTGGCAAAACGCCCGTTGACTTAGCGCGGTGGGGGGCCGCTGCGGTGACGTTCACGCCGCACAAGTATCACGGCCCGGCGGGCGTCGGGTTCTTGTGGTTGGCCCCTGGGGTTACGGCGCGGGCATCGCTCCATGGTGGGGAGCAGCAATTGAGTACACGACCGGGTACCGAACCCGTGCCGCTCGTCATCGCGGCGGCGGAGGCGACGGCGATTGCCGTCGAGGAGCAGCCCACTGCGGCGATTCATATGTCGCGTCTACGGGATCGACTCGAACGTGAACTCACAAATCGCTACGCTCAACTCATCGTGCATGGACAGTCGGCACCTCGGATTGCTTCCACCACCTGTCTGTCGCTGCCGGGTACCGATCGGCAGACCGTCCTGATGGCCCTCGATCTCGCTGGGGTGGCGTGCAGCAGCGGTTCGGCTTGCAGCAGTGGTAGCAGCCCGCCAAGTCACGTCCTGATGGCCATGGGGGCGGGAAAATCAGTTGTCGATGCCGCCCTGCGATTTGGGGTGTCTAAGTTTTCCACGGAGGAGGAAGTTACACGGGCGATTGAGCTGATTTCCTCGAAACTACGCTCCGCGGGCGGTTTTGCACATGTGGAAAACTAA
- a CDS encoding helix-turn-helix domain-containing protein produces the protein MVTPTPPAVSSFPLERPTLRRRRREAPVVRPVTPLFYYGRENRLAGYVCDQSVSPLLEIARPLLLVGPPGVGKTAVALHLAQRIGIDSVWDQLNEPAAPADMAMAGRGAAASGVTSKVLSSRVLYQPAIDFAREFASSIDSKDMPRMRKKLDEACVWVIDDLHLIADKAPAQEELAARLEARDAAGRITIVTCRRLPSEIRGLRPPLVSRTLPGLTVELRPPTGDARKAILRELMLAHMPDAEPDTWALLDGGLPSEVSVRELESGVKQVAMWCRMHDSPVCAEAIESAGGSGGERESVSIKAITSAVARHLGVKSSEMRSGSRRQNIVRARSLAMWLSRQLTDSSLSHIGDAFGGRDHSTVLHAIRKMESSFDDDADLRRAADHITERFA, from the coding sequence GTGGTGACACCCACTCCGCCCGCCGTTTCATCGTTTCCATTGGAGCGTCCCACGCTGCGCCGGCGGCGGCGTGAGGCGCCTGTGGTGCGACCTGTCACGCCCCTGTTTTACTACGGTCGCGAGAATCGACTGGCAGGCTACGTCTGTGACCAATCGGTGTCTCCGCTGTTGGAGATCGCGCGACCGCTATTGCTGGTCGGTCCGCCCGGTGTGGGCAAAACGGCCGTTGCGTTGCACTTGGCTCAGCGGATTGGTATCGACTCGGTATGGGACCAGCTGAACGAACCTGCGGCGCCTGCTGACATGGCCATGGCGGGCCGTGGTGCGGCCGCGTCGGGGGTCACCAGTAAAGTTCTTTCGTCGCGAGTGCTCTATCAACCCGCCATTGATTTTGCCCGCGAATTTGCTTCGTCAATAGATTCGAAAGACATGCCGCGGATGCGGAAAAAGTTGGATGAAGCATGCGTGTGGGTGATCGATGACCTGCATCTGATTGCGGATAAAGCGCCAGCACAAGAGGAACTCGCTGCGCGGTTGGAGGCCCGCGATGCTGCGGGGCGGATTACGATTGTGACCTGTCGTCGTTTGCCTTCGGAGATTCGTGGACTGCGTCCACCCCTGGTCAGCCGCACCTTGCCGGGGCTGACCGTGGAGTTGCGACCACCGACAGGCGACGCCCGCAAGGCGATACTGCGGGAACTCATGCTCGCCCACATGCCTGATGCCGAGCCGGATACGTGGGCGCTGCTCGATGGTGGATTGCCAAGTGAAGTCAGTGTGCGAGAGCTGGAGTCCGGGGTGAAACAAGTCGCGATGTGGTGTCGCATGCACGACTCGCCGGTCTGTGCGGAGGCAATTGAATCGGCGGGCGGGAGCGGCGGTGAGCGGGAATCCGTTTCGATCAAAGCAATCACGTCGGCCGTGGCAAGGCATTTGGGCGTCAAGTCATCGGAGATGCGGAGTGGATCGCGGAGGCAGAACATCGTCCGTGCCAGATCCTTAGCAATGTGGTTGTCACGTCAGTTGACCGACTCGAGCCTCTCCCACATTGGCGACGCGTTCGGTGGTCGGGATCATTCGACCGTCTTGCACGCCATTCGGAAGATGGAGTCGTCGTTTGACGATGATGCTGATCTTCGCCGCGCCGCTGACCACATCACCGAGCGGTTCGCGTAG
- a CDS encoding polysaccharide biosynthesis/export family protein: protein MIRTNQLQNITASIAATALITITTLSSTGCHIHSVASARNSIPANRLDPNLFGCSREALAPLPFSSLGQVKPEQHIIGPGDTLSIYVYGVFPANEEETPVQQRSQAINQRYYPPRGTVVGPLTGLPARVEGNGTIDMPLIGDVNITGLTMPQAVAKLKQAYLDENVLQEGKERVTVDLLIPRVRRIVVLRQDTPNPAVALTPPGVVDQVHRGSGEVIDLPIYENDVLHALGATGGLPGTDAARELYVIRNGAGINTQFLSGGSLQGLVSGGEAGQCNAGVIRIPLAGCPCDGIPFQPADVVLHEGDTVYIPRRDEYFITGGLLPGARIPLPRDKDVDVLEAIALATGSPGGPLGIGGQALIGGRPGYVREATQVMILRTLPDGRQINIRVDLDRAITDQKQRIRIMPDDVVMLHQKPGAAFFNTFLNYFSGDGILVSSIAD, encoded by the coding sequence ATGATTCGCACGAATCAACTCCAAAACATCACAGCGTCGATCGCCGCCACGGCGTTGATCACGATCACGACGCTGTCCAGTACCGGTTGTCACATTCACTCGGTCGCGTCCGCCCGCAATTCGATCCCGGCCAACCGGCTCGATCCGAACCTGTTCGGTTGCTCGCGTGAAGCTCTCGCGCCGCTGCCGTTTTCATCTCTCGGGCAGGTGAAGCCTGAGCAGCACATCATCGGCCCCGGCGATACGCTGTCGATCTACGTGTATGGGGTGTTCCCCGCCAACGAGGAAGAGACGCCGGTTCAACAACGTTCGCAAGCTATCAACCAACGTTACTACCCACCGCGTGGTACGGTCGTTGGTCCTCTGACAGGTTTGCCCGCACGCGTGGAGGGCAACGGGACGATTGACATGCCGCTCATCGGCGACGTCAACATCACTGGTCTGACGATGCCGCAGGCTGTCGCCAAGCTCAAACAAGCGTACTTGGACGAAAACGTTCTGCAGGAAGGCAAGGAGCGGGTCACCGTCGACCTGTTGATTCCACGGGTCCGGCGAATTGTCGTGCTACGACAAGATACACCCAACCCGGCCGTCGCGCTCACGCCGCCAGGTGTTGTCGATCAGGTTCACCGCGGCAGCGGCGAGGTCATCGACTTGCCGATCTATGAAAACGATGTGTTGCACGCACTCGGAGCTACCGGCGGATTGCCCGGCACCGATGCGGCGCGGGAGTTGTACGTCATTCGCAACGGTGCGGGAATCAATACGCAGTTCCTCAGCGGTGGATCCCTGCAAGGCCTGGTCAGTGGCGGCGAAGCGGGCCAGTGCAACGCAGGCGTGATTCGGATCCCACTGGCAGGATGTCCCTGCGACGGTATCCCGTTTCAACCCGCTGACGTGGTGCTCCACGAGGGAGACACCGTGTACATCCCTCGTCGCGACGAGTACTTCATCACTGGTGGTCTGCTGCCCGGAGCACGAATCCCGTTGCCGCGTGACAAGGACGTCGATGTCCTCGAGGCCATCGCACTGGCAACTGGTTCACCGGGCGGGCCACTGGGGATCGGCGGTCAGGCCCTCATCGGCGGACGGCCCGGCTATGTTCGTGAAGCCACACAGGTGATGATCTTGCGAACGCTTCCCGATGGACGGCAAATCAACATTCGGGTCGATTTGGACCGCGCTATCACGGACCAAAAGCAACGGATTCGTATCATGCCTGACGACGTTGTGATGTTGCATCAGAAACCAGGTGCCGCGTTCTTCAATACCTTCCTGAACTACTTCAGCGGAGACGGTATTCTGGTCTCAAGCATCGCCGACTAG